The following coding sequences are from one Streptomyces sp. V3I7 window:
- a CDS encoding winged helix-turn-helix domain-containing protein — protein MRYAQGGGLTPVEQRKREELRLEAVKRFEAGAGTGQIAAELRVTDRSVRRWRSAWRRGRTAALASAGPMAVEKLSPAQWQRLEVELKRGPLAHGFDDEQQGWTLKRVKLLIGRLFHVGYAVQGVWRLLKRHGWSCQVPLRRSLERSEEVIEVWKAKVWPQVKPPPHTWAPTSASRTRPGSR, from the coding sequence ATGCGGTATGCGCAAGGGGGCGGGCTGACGCCCGTCGAGCAGCGGAAGCGTGAGGAGTTACGGCTGGAGGCGGTCAAGCGGTTCGAGGCCGGGGCAGGCACCGGACAGATCGCGGCCGAACTGCGGGTGACAGACCGGTCGGTGCGTCGATGGCGGTCGGCCTGGCGGCGTGGACGTACGGCGGCGTTGGCCTCGGCGGGGCCGATGGCAGTGGAGAAGCTATCGCCAGCGCAGTGGCAGCGACTGGAAGTCGAGCTGAAGCGGGGCCCGTTGGCGCACGGGTTCGATGACGAGCAGCAGGGTTGGACGCTGAAGCGGGTCAAGTTGCTGATCGGGCGGTTGTTCCATGTCGGCTACGCCGTGCAGGGGGTATGGCGGCTGCTGAAGCGGCACGGCTGGAGCTGCCAGGTGCCACTGAGGCGGTCGCTGGAGCGCAGCGAGGAGGTGATCGAGGTGTGGAAGGCCAAGGTATGGCCGCAGGTAAAACCACCGCCGCACACCTGGGCGCCTACATCTGCTTCGCGGACGAGGCCGGGCAGTCGCTGA